In Kogia breviceps isolate mKogBre1 chromosome 19, mKogBre1 haplotype 1, whole genome shotgun sequence, a single genomic region encodes these proteins:
- the LOC136793239 gene encoding LOW QUALITY PROTEIN: serine/arginine repetitive matrix protein 1-like (The sequence of the model RefSeq protein was modified relative to this genomic sequence to represent the inferred CDS: inserted 1 base in 1 codon) yields the protein MGSTHRGTIYHVVKTNKVGSKVAVSAQKGAEFTNTTPQRGHEYDLASSQRCSTTSMIPSAHRRSEAGHSTIPHLASEYPRSSSPHSGPGLSGAPSCRTETRSKSEAYRHAVQMQRNVSASREEATRRGGESKPGHDINNHYSLIPDAKSSRRLSFVDQKDNFTILQEDPPSKVQYPQGVRVPHRPLVYPKDEAVQTEPTRKSLTAADIRSPRRSSSPERSGSRISTDSRPTQRRIPGQESEMGCRNSIYTEPKALHRSINLESSLRLSFLKDLDGGHKVSMHPEPQSIRKHSVCTETKSFPKVLISSEVEPNVKSSIRGDSEGGRKVTISPGGQSASRVTSRAVSESPRKSSTFVTPEPIYKQHTTRTSKSTYVSSGPTLRHPEPSGKPSVYAELELTPRPLPPRSLQRYGPDSSWWALLNPEVEMPQSRPITLDSEPKSPSPIDPSMPFSEMESSPFCEDLMFQRGKASPSPPPSPKESPSPETLREVPQVPKHTSKQPIQRFSAFFLDVSEEMYNRVIWWLKGLCFSLLRVHSGGLGGRRTXWEGGLCIHRARSVRMAHAGILT from the exons ATGGGCTCTACCCACAGAGGCACAATCTATCATGTGGTCAAGACAAATAAAGTTGGGTCCAAGGTAGCAGTTTCGGCACAGAAAGGGGCCGAGTTTACTAACACAACCCCTCAGCGAGGACACGAATACGATCTTGCCTCAAGCCAGCGGTGTAGCACGACCTCCATGATCCCTTCAGCCCATCGAAGATCAGAAGCTGGGCATTCCACCATTCCCCATTTAGCATCAGAGTACCCTCGATCTAGCTCCCCCCACTCAGGGCCAGGCCTCTCTGGAGCACCGAGCTGTCGAACCGAGACCCGATCAAAATCTGAAGCATACCGCCATGCCGTCCAGATGCAGCGGAATGTTAGTGCATCCAGAGAGGAAGCAACTAGAAGAGGGGGTGAGAGCAAACCAGGGCATGATATCAATAATCACTACTCATTAATTCCAGATGCCAAATCCTCTCGCCGGTTGAGTTTTGTCGACCAGAAGGACAACTTCACAATCTTACAAGAAGACCCACCCTCCAAGGTCCAGTACCCACAAGGGGTCAGAGTTCCCCATAGGCCTTTGGTTTATCCAAAGGATGAAGCAGTCCAAACTGAGCCCACTCGAAAGAGTTTGACTGCTGCTGATATCAGATCTCCAAGGAGATCCTCTAGCCCAGAACGCAGTGGCAGCCGCATCTCTACAGACTCTCGACCAACCCAGAGAAGGATCCCTGGCCAAGAATCTGAAATGGGCTGTCGAAACTCAATTTACACAGAACCTAAGGCCTTGCATAGAAGTATAAACTTGGAATCATCCCTCAGACTCTCCTTCCTTAAAGATTTGGATGGTGGACACAAAGTTTCTATGCACCCAGAGCCTCAGTCTATCCGCAAGCATTCTGTCTGCACCGAAACCAAGTCTTTCCCAAAGGTCTTAATATCATCAGAAGTGGAGCCCAACGTGAAGTCCTCAATCCGAGGAGACAGTGAAGGTGGCCGCAAAGTCACCATCTCCCCCGGGGGACAGTCAGCTTCCCGTGTGACATCTCGAGCCGTGTCTGAGAGCCCCCGCAAATCTTCCACGTTTGTCACTCCAGAGCCCATCTATAAGCAGCATACCACAAGAACCTCAAAAAGTACTTATGTGTCCTCAGGACCCACACTTAGGCATCCAGAGCCCTCCGGAAAGCCCTCTGTCTATGCAGAACTGGAACTGACCCCTCGGCCCTTACCCCCTCGGTCCTTACAGAGATACGGGCCAGACTCCTCATGGTGGGCCTTACTCAACCCTGAAGTTGAAATGCCCCAAAGCCGGCCAATAACACTTGACTCCGAGCCTAAGTCCCCTTCTCCCATAGACCCTTCAATGCCCTTTTCTGAAATGGAATCAAGCCCTTTCTGTGAGGATCTCATGTTCCAGAGAGGGAAGGCAagcccatcaccaccaccatcaccaaagGAGTCTCCAAGCCCGGAAACGCTGAGGGAAGTGCCACAGGTTCCCAAGCACACCTCCAAACAACCCATTCAAAGGTTTAGTGCTTTCTTCTTGG ATGTCTCTGAGGAAATGTACAATCGTGTCATCTGGTGGCTAAAAGGTCTGTGCTTTTCCCTCCTGCGGGTCCACTctggggggctgggaggcaggagga GTTGGGAGGGTGGCCTCTGTATCCACAGAGCTAGATCTGTTAGGATGGCACATGCTGGGATTTTGACTTGA
- the LOC131746428 gene encoding septin-4 isoform X3: MVAGESGLGKSTLVNSLFLTDLYRDRKLLSAEERIMQTVEITKHAVDIEEKGVKLRLTIVDTPGFGDAVNNTECWKPVAEYIDQQFEQYFRDESGLNRKNIQDNRVHCCLYFISPFGHGLRPLDVEFMKALHQRVNVVPILAKADTLTPPEVERKKRKIREEIEHFGIKVYQFPDCDSDEDEDFKLQDQALKESIPFAVIGSNTVVEARGRRVRGRLYPWGIVEVENPGHCDFVKLRTMLVRTHMQDLKDVTRETHYENYRAQCIQSMTRLVVKERNRNKLTRESGTDFPIPAVPPGTDPETERLIREKDEELRRMQEMLHKIQRQMKETH; the protein is encoded by the exons ATGGTGGCAG GAGAGTCTGGTCTGGGGAAATCCACTCTCGTCAATAGCCTCTTCCTCACTGATCTGTACCGGGACCGGAAACTCCTCAGTGCTGAAG AGCGGATCATGCAAACAGTGGAGATCACTAAACATGCAGTGGACATAGAAGAGAAGGGTGTGAAGCTGCGGCTCACCATTGTGGACACACCGGGTTTTGGGGATGCGGTCAACAACACAGAGTG CTGGAAGCCTGTGGCGGAATACATCGACCAGCAGTTTGAGCAGTATTTCCGAGATGAGAGTGGCCTGAACCGCAAGAACATCCAAGACAACAGGGTGCACTGCTGCCTGTACTTCATCTCGCCCTTTGGCCACGG GCTCCGGCCATTGGATGTTGAATTTATGAAGGCCCTGCATCAGCGGGTCAACGTCGTGCCTATCTTGGCAAAGGCGGACACACTGACACCTCCAGAAGTGGAGCGCAAGAAACGCAAA ATCCGGGAGGAGATTGAGCACTTTGGAATCAAGGTGTACCAGTTCCCAGACTGTGACTCTGACGAGGATGAGGACTTCAAATTACAGGACCAAGCCCTAAAG GAAAGCATCCCATTTGCTGTAATTGGCAGCAACACTGTGGTAGAGGCCAGAGGGCGGCGAGTTCGGGGCCGGCTCTACCCCTGGGGCATTGTGGAAG TGGAAAACCCAGGGCACTGCGACTTTGTGAAGCTGCGGACAATGCTGGTGCGTACTCACATGCAGGACCTGAAGGACGTGACCCGGGAGACACATTATGAGAACTACCGGGCACAGTGCATCCAGAGCATGACCCGCCTGGTGGTGAAAGAACGGAATCGCAA caAACTGACTCGAGAGAGTGGTACCGACTTCCCCATTCCTGCTGTCCCACCAGGGACAGATCCAGAAACCGAGAGGCTGATCCGAGAGAAAGATGAGGAG CTGCGACGGATGCAGGAGATGCTGCACAAAATCCAAAGACAGATGAAGGAGACCCATTAG
- the LOC131746428 gene encoding septin-4 isoform X4 yields the protein MIKRFLEDADDAELNKFVKDFPGSETYHQPEAKTWVSRPQILEPRPQASDLCQDDLEFRRPSWPQPSDSQQYISASAPLSPSARPRSPWGKLDPYDSSEDDKEYVGFATLPNQVHRKSVKKGFDFTLMVAGESGLGKSTLVNSLFLTDLYRDRKLLSAEERIMQTVEITKHAVDIEEKGVKLRLTIVDTPGFGDAVNNTECWKPVAEYIDQQFEQYFRDESGLNRKNIQDNRVHCCLYFISPFGHGLRPLDVEFMKALHQRVNVVPILAKADTLTPPEVERKKRKIREEIEHFGIKVYQFPDCDSDEDEDFKLQDQALKESIPFAVIGSNTVVEARGRRVRGRLYPWGIVEVENPGHCDFVKLRTMLVRTHMQDLKDVTRETHYENYRAQCIQSMTRLVVKERNRNKLTRESGTDFPIPAVPPGTDPETERLIREKDEELRRMQEMLHKIQRQMKETH from the exons ATG ATCAAGCGCTTTCTGGAGGACGCAGATGATGCAGAACTGAACAAGTTCGTGAAGGATTTCCCAGGAAGCGAGACCTACCACCAACCAGAGGCCAAGACCTGGGTGTCCAGGCCCCAAATCCTGGAGCCGAGGCCCCAGGCCTCGGACCTCTGTCAGGATGACCTGGAATTCAGACGCCCTTCGTGGCCCCAGCCCTCTGACAGCCAGCAGTACATCTCTGCCTCAGCCCCTCTCAGCCCCTCAGCCCGGCCCCGCAGCCCGTGGGGCAAGCTCGATCCCTATGACTCCTCTGAG GATGACAAGGAGTATGTGGGCTTTGCGACCCTCCCCAATCAAGTCCACCGAAAGTCCGTGAAGAAAGGTTTTGACTTTACCCTCATGGTGGCAG GAGAGTCTGGTCTGGGGAAATCCACTCTCGTCAATAGCCTCTTCCTCACTGATCTGTACCGGGACCGGAAACTCCTCAGTGCTGAAG AGCGGATCATGCAAACAGTGGAGATCACTAAACATGCAGTGGACATAGAAGAGAAGGGTGTGAAGCTGCGGCTCACCATTGTGGACACACCGGGTTTTGGGGATGCGGTCAACAACACAGAGTG CTGGAAGCCTGTGGCGGAATACATCGACCAGCAGTTTGAGCAGTATTTCCGAGATGAGAGTGGCCTGAACCGCAAGAACATCCAAGACAACAGGGTGCACTGCTGCCTGTACTTCATCTCGCCCTTTGGCCACGG GCTCCGGCCATTGGATGTTGAATTTATGAAGGCCCTGCATCAGCGGGTCAACGTCGTGCCTATCTTGGCAAAGGCGGACACACTGACACCTCCAGAAGTGGAGCGCAAGAAACGCAAA ATCCGGGAGGAGATTGAGCACTTTGGAATCAAGGTGTACCAGTTCCCAGACTGTGACTCTGACGAGGATGAGGACTTCAAATTACAGGACCAAGCCCTAAAG GAAAGCATCCCATTTGCTGTAATTGGCAGCAACACTGTGGTAGAGGCCAGAGGGCGGCGAGTTCGGGGCCGGCTCTACCCCTGGGGCATTGTGGAAG TGGAAAACCCAGGGCACTGCGACTTTGTGAAGCTGCGGACAATGCTGGTGCGTACTCACATGCAGGACCTGAAGGACGTGACCCGGGAGACACATTATGAGAACTACCGGGCACAGTGCATCCAGAGCATGACCCGCCTGGTGGTGAAAGAACGGAATCGCAA caAACTGACTCGAGAGAGTGGTACCGACTTCCCCATTCCTGCTGTCCCACCAGGGACAGATCCAGAAACCGAGAGGCTGATCCGAGAGAAAGATGAGGAG CTGCGACGGATGCAGGAGATGCTGCACAAAATCCAAAGACAGATGAAGGAGACCCATTAG
- the LOC131746428 gene encoding septin-4 isoform X2: protein MDDKEYVGFATLPNQVHRKSVKKGFDFTLMVAGESGLGKSTLVNSLFLTDLYRDRKLLSAEERIMQTVEITKHAVDIEEKGVKLRLTIVDTPGFGDAVNNTECWKPVAEYIDQQFEQYFRDESGLNRKNIQDNRVHCCLYFISPFGHGLRPLDVEFMKALHQRVNVVPILAKADTLTPPEVERKKRKIREEIEHFGIKVYQFPDCDSDEDEDFKLQDQALKESIPFAVIGSNTVVEARGRRVRGRLYPWGIVEVENPGHCDFVKLRTMLVRTHMQDLKDVTRETHYENYRAQCIQSMTRLVVKERNRNKLTRESGTDFPIPAVPPGTDPETERLIREKDEELRRMQEMLHKIQRQMKETH, encoded by the exons ATG GATGACAAGGAGTATGTGGGCTTTGCGACCCTCCCCAATCAAGTCCACCGAAAGTCCGTGAAGAAAGGTTTTGACTTTACCCTCATGGTGGCAG GAGAGTCTGGTCTGGGGAAATCCACTCTCGTCAATAGCCTCTTCCTCACTGATCTGTACCGGGACCGGAAACTCCTCAGTGCTGAAG AGCGGATCATGCAAACAGTGGAGATCACTAAACATGCAGTGGACATAGAAGAGAAGGGTGTGAAGCTGCGGCTCACCATTGTGGACACACCGGGTTTTGGGGATGCGGTCAACAACACAGAGTG CTGGAAGCCTGTGGCGGAATACATCGACCAGCAGTTTGAGCAGTATTTCCGAGATGAGAGTGGCCTGAACCGCAAGAACATCCAAGACAACAGGGTGCACTGCTGCCTGTACTTCATCTCGCCCTTTGGCCACGG GCTCCGGCCATTGGATGTTGAATTTATGAAGGCCCTGCATCAGCGGGTCAACGTCGTGCCTATCTTGGCAAAGGCGGACACACTGACACCTCCAGAAGTGGAGCGCAAGAAACGCAAA ATCCGGGAGGAGATTGAGCACTTTGGAATCAAGGTGTACCAGTTCCCAGACTGTGACTCTGACGAGGATGAGGACTTCAAATTACAGGACCAAGCCCTAAAG GAAAGCATCCCATTTGCTGTAATTGGCAGCAACACTGTGGTAGAGGCCAGAGGGCGGCGAGTTCGGGGCCGGCTCTACCCCTGGGGCATTGTGGAAG TGGAAAACCCAGGGCACTGCGACTTTGTGAAGCTGCGGACAATGCTGGTGCGTACTCACATGCAGGACCTGAAGGACGTGACCCGGGAGACACATTATGAGAACTACCGGGCACAGTGCATCCAGAGCATGACCCGCCTGGTGGTGAAAGAACGGAATCGCAA caAACTGACTCGAGAGAGTGGTACCGACTTCCCCATTCCTGCTGTCCCACCAGGGACAGATCCAGAAACCGAGAGGCTGATCCGAGAGAAAGATGAGGAG CTGCGACGGATGCAGGAGATGCTGCACAAAATCCAAAGACAGATGAAGGAGACCCATTAG
- the LOC131746428 gene encoding septin-4 isoform X1 produces MDRSLGWQGSSVPEDRTEAGIKRFLEDADDAELNKFVKDFPGSETYHQPEAKTWVSRPQILEPRPQASDLCQDDLEFRRPSWPQPSDSQQYISASAPLSPSARPRSPWGKLDPYDSSEDDKEYVGFATLPNQVHRKSVKKGFDFTLMVAGESGLGKSTLVNSLFLTDLYRDRKLLSAEERIMQTVEITKHAVDIEEKGVKLRLTIVDTPGFGDAVNNTECWKPVAEYIDQQFEQYFRDESGLNRKNIQDNRVHCCLYFISPFGHGLRPLDVEFMKALHQRVNVVPILAKADTLTPPEVERKKRKIREEIEHFGIKVYQFPDCDSDEDEDFKLQDQALKESIPFAVIGSNTVVEARGRRVRGRLYPWGIVEVENPGHCDFVKLRTMLVRTHMQDLKDVTRETHYENYRAQCIQSMTRLVVKERNRNKLTRESGTDFPIPAVPPGTDPETERLIREKDEELRRMQEMLHKIQRQMKETH; encoded by the exons ATGGACCGTTCATTGGGATGGCAAGGCAGTTCTGTCCCTGAGGACAGAACTGAAGCTGGG ATCAAGCGCTTTCTGGAGGACGCAGATGATGCAGAACTGAACAAGTTCGTGAAGGATTTCCCAGGAAGCGAGACCTACCACCAACCAGAGGCCAAGACCTGGGTGTCCAGGCCCCAAATCCTGGAGCCGAGGCCCCAGGCCTCGGACCTCTGTCAGGATGACCTGGAATTCAGACGCCCTTCGTGGCCCCAGCCCTCTGACAGCCAGCAGTACATCTCTGCCTCAGCCCCTCTCAGCCCCTCAGCCCGGCCCCGCAGCCCGTGGGGCAAGCTCGATCCCTATGACTCCTCTGAG GATGACAAGGAGTATGTGGGCTTTGCGACCCTCCCCAATCAAGTCCACCGAAAGTCCGTGAAGAAAGGTTTTGACTTTACCCTCATGGTGGCAG GAGAGTCTGGTCTGGGGAAATCCACTCTCGTCAATAGCCTCTTCCTCACTGATCTGTACCGGGACCGGAAACTCCTCAGTGCTGAAG AGCGGATCATGCAAACAGTGGAGATCACTAAACATGCAGTGGACATAGAAGAGAAGGGTGTGAAGCTGCGGCTCACCATTGTGGACACACCGGGTTTTGGGGATGCGGTCAACAACACAGAGTG CTGGAAGCCTGTGGCGGAATACATCGACCAGCAGTTTGAGCAGTATTTCCGAGATGAGAGTGGCCTGAACCGCAAGAACATCCAAGACAACAGGGTGCACTGCTGCCTGTACTTCATCTCGCCCTTTGGCCACGG GCTCCGGCCATTGGATGTTGAATTTATGAAGGCCCTGCATCAGCGGGTCAACGTCGTGCCTATCTTGGCAAAGGCGGACACACTGACACCTCCAGAAGTGGAGCGCAAGAAACGCAAA ATCCGGGAGGAGATTGAGCACTTTGGAATCAAGGTGTACCAGTTCCCAGACTGTGACTCTGACGAGGATGAGGACTTCAAATTACAGGACCAAGCCCTAAAG GAAAGCATCCCATTTGCTGTAATTGGCAGCAACACTGTGGTAGAGGCCAGAGGGCGGCGAGTTCGGGGCCGGCTCTACCCCTGGGGCATTGTGGAAG TGGAAAACCCAGGGCACTGCGACTTTGTGAAGCTGCGGACAATGCTGGTGCGTACTCACATGCAGGACCTGAAGGACGTGACCCGGGAGACACATTATGAGAACTACCGGGCACAGTGCATCCAGAGCATGACCCGCCTGGTGGTGAAAGAACGGAATCGCAA caAACTGACTCGAGAGAGTGGTACCGACTTCCCCATTCCTGCTGTCCCACCAGGGACAGATCCAGAAACCGAGAGGCTGATCCGAGAGAAAGATGAGGAG CTGCGACGGATGCAGGAGATGCTGCACAAAATCCAAAGACAGATGAAGGAGACCCATTAG